The following are encoded together in the Lathyrus oleraceus cultivar Zhongwan6 chromosome 3, CAAS_Psat_ZW6_1.0, whole genome shotgun sequence genome:
- the LOC127131638 gene encoding uncharacterized protein LOC127131638 produces MPPGFSYPPIWFNPSVPALIAPEASRPASQVSPPVIDPARPADYQRLEDRIRAIEGFSSFGIDARDLCLVPNVVLPQKFKVLDLLKYKGLSCPRSHLTMYCRKMASHMDNGNLLIHFFQDSLTGAFLDWYMSLERSKIRSWRDLSEAFLKQYKYNLDMAPTRLQLQNQSQRSNETFKQYAQRWHEMASRVRPSLSHNELVDIFMGTLHGLYFEKMIGSSSTNFADMVTIGERVESGLKSGKITDTTAS; encoded by the coding sequence ATGCCACCAGGCTTTTCTTACCCGCCAATATGGTTCAACCCGAGCGTGCCAGCGCTAATTGCTCCTGAAGCCTCGCGACCGGCTAGTCAGGTTTCTCCTCCCGTTATTGATCCGGCCAGACCAGCGGATTACCAACGCCTAGAAGACAGAATAAGGGCCATTGAGGGCTTCTCTTCTTTTGGGATAGACGCTCGAGACCTCTGCTTGGTCCCAAACGTGGTGTTACCCCAGAAATTCAAAGTGCTTGATCTCCTCAAGTACAAAGGTCTTAGCTGTCCTCGCAGTCACCTCACTATGTACTGCAGGAAGATGGCTTCGCATATGGATAACGGCAACCTCCtgattcatttcttccaagacagcctgaCTGGGGCTTTCTTGGATTGGTATATGAGTCTGGAGCGCTCGAAGATTCGATCATGGAGAGACCTCTCTGAGGCATTCTTGAAACAATACAAATACAACCTTGACATGGCTCCGACAAGGCTTCAACTACAGAACCAGTCACAAAGGTCTAATGAAACCTTTAAACAGTATGCTCAACGGTGGCACGAAATGGCGTCTAGGGTTCGACCATCACTATCTCATAATGAGTTGGTTGACATCTTCATGGGCACGTTGCATGGGCTGTATTTTGAGAAAATGATTGGCAGTTCATCAACAAATTTCGCCGACATGGTCACAATTGGAGAACGTGTTGAAAGTGGGTTAAAATCGGGGAAAATAACGGACACGACCGCGTCGTAG